The stretch of DNA GACGACGACCCCCAGACCAAGGTCATGCTCAACCTGCGCGCCGCCCACGCGCCCAGCCCCATCAACCGCTCGGGCATGGGCACGGTCGAGGGCCTCGAAGCCATCTCGCGCGACGAGTTGCGCGACGCGTGGGGCGCGACCGCCCGGCCGGGCGGCGCGGTCCTCGCTCTCGCGGGCGATGTCGACCCGGACGCCGCCTTCGATCTCCTGTCGACGCTCCTCGATGGCTGGGCCGGCGCGACGCCAGACCCCGACGCGCGCGGCGAGCCAATGCGCGGGTACACCCACGAGACCCTCGAGACGGCGCAGGTCCACATCGCCCTCGCCCACGACGCGCCGGCCGAGAGCGACCGGAACGCCACCCTCGAGCGCGTCGTCGCGTCCGTGCTCTCCGGGGGCATGTCCGGGCGCCTCTTCACCGAGGTGCGCGAGAAGCGATCGCTCTGCTACAGCGTGAGCGCCAGCTACGGGACCGACCGCACCTTCGGGCGCGTCGCGGCCTATGTGGGCACCACCCCCGAACGCGCCCAGGAGGCGCTCGACGTCCTGTGGGGCGAACTGACGCGCATCAGCAAGGGCATCGACCAGAGCGAGCTCGACCGCGCGATCGTGGGCATGCAGTCCACCCTCGTGATGAGCGGCGAGTCCTCCTCGGCACGCGCGTCGGCCATCGCGCAGGACTTCCGCAAGATCGGGCGCCCGCGCACGCTCGACGAACGCATCGACGAGATCGGTCGCGTCACGCTCAAGGGCGTGAACGACTACCTCTCGACACGGCGCCTGGGCGTCTGCACGGTCGCGACAATCGGGCCCAAGGCGCTCGACGCCCCCAAGGGAATTGCGGGCTGAGTCGGAGCGCCGCGTCCGCCGGGGCTTTCCCGTGAAAAAAGTTTGGCGACACCGGCGTGATCCGGTACGGTGGGGGTTCGCGTCTCTGGGGGAGAAAGGAACCCCCGATGCGCCGAACACTCTCCATCGCACTCGCCACCGCGCTCGCCGCGTCCCTCGGGGGCGCCGGCTGGGCACAGAGCTTTGTCCGACCCTTCGGCAGTTGGCTGCCGCCCGGGGGCGTGCCCACGCAGGACTTGCGATTCAGTTTCGTGCCCGACGGCGTCGAAGTGCCGGAGACTATCGCGTACTTCCCGCAGTTCCCGACCACGGTCGTCGTGCCCGGCCCCAACGAGTTGGTGGGGAGGATGAACACGGTGTTCGCCGACAGCGGCGGCTTGTCGGAGTTCTCGCAGCGATTCCAGGCAATCGCCGGCGCGTGGACCGATGAGACGGCCCTTGATCTCCGACTGGTCGCCAACCAGAGCGGGGTGGACGACGGTGAGGCGCTCGGGTCGCCCGGGTCGACCCGTCGGGGGGACATCCGCGTCGTCGCGCGCCCGTTCGTGTCGGGCCAGCAGAGCCGCCCGTTCTTCGTCGTTGCCGCCAACGAGGGCGCGGACGCCTACTCGGGCGAGATCATCCTGAACACGCTGGTGTACCCCTGGAATCTCCAACCCGGACAGCCCTTCGACCCGGCCGCGCGGGACTACTGGACCAGGGTGTACCTCCAGAACGCGATCGGCCAGGCCATCGGCGTGAACCCTCACTGCACGACCGTCTTCGACACGATGATGCGCGGCCTTGACCTCAGCGCGATCAACGACCCCGTGATCGACACACCCGCGCACACCGACATCCTCGCGCTGCAGTTCATGTACGGCGACGCGTTCGAGGGCAACGACACGCCCGCGACCGCGACGCAGCTGGTCACGCTGCAGAGCGGCGTCGTCTCGGCCCCCTGCGTCGCGCGGACCGCGGGCGGCGAGGCGCGGTCGCGATGCAGCGTCCGCAACGAGAGCGACCTCGACTACTTCCAGGTCACGGTGGCCGCGCCGGGCACGCTCAGCGCGACCGTCACGGCGGTCGGGCTGCGGTTCAACTACGGGAGTACCTGCGATACCTCGTCGGGGAGTCGCAGAGACGCGCGCACGCGCAACGCGGCGACGCTCTCGGTTCGGATACTCGGCCCGGCGCCGGCGACGACCGAGATCGCGAGCGGCGTGCCCGTGCCCGGCGCCGACGGCACGCTGGCCATCGCGGCCGCCACGGTGGGGCCGGGGTCGTACTACGTCGTCGTGAGCGCGTCGGACTTCGAGCCGGGCGTGACGAACCTCGTCCCCACGCCGCAGATGTACTCGCTGAGCGTGCTCGCGACCGACGCGGCAAGCGCCGGGGATTGCCCGGGCGACACGAACGGCGACGGGGCGATCAACTTCGCCGATCTGAACACCGTGCTGAGCAACTTCGGCACGGCGTGCCCGTGACCACGCGGCGCCGGCGAGGGAACACTGGCGACGCCGCTGGCGTTTGATCCGCGTGAATCGCCGCGGATCGAACCCACGCCAGAAGTTTCCATGCACGCCCCTCGCCAACCCCGCCTCGTGGCCGCCCTCGCGATCTGCGCGAGCGCCGTGTTCTTTCTTGGGATGCTCGCCGGCTCGCGTGAGCCCGCCGCCCATGCGCAGACTCGCGTCGAGCCCGCCTCGCCCACGCGACTGGCCATCGTCTGGACCAGCGGCGACCCGGATGTGGCGCACCGGATGGCGCTCATGTACTCCCACGCCGCCAAACGCGCCGGCTGGTACCACGAGGTCACGCTGATCGTCTGGGGGCCCTCGCAGCGTCTGCTCGTGGGCGACAAGGACCTGCAGGCCAAGGTCGAGGCCATGCGCAAGGACGGCGTGGTCGTCCGCGCCTGCATCGCCTGCGCGAACTCCTACGGCATCGCGGACAACCTGCGCGCGCTCGGCCTGCCGGTTGAACCCATGGGGCAACCCCTCAGCGAGATGCTCCAGAGCGACGGGTGGGATGTGCTGACCTTCTGAGCAGCCCTCGGTCACAGTCGAGCCAGGCCCGCCCCCGGTATGCTGCTGCCTGTATGTCGGACCGGCTCACTGACGCATGCCCGCTGATCGAGACCGCCGCGAACTGCCCTCACCACGCGTCGTGCGCCGGCGGGCTGAGGAAGGGGCGTGATCATGGATAGGCGTGAGTGGCTGAAGCTCGCGTCGCTCGCGGCGCTGTTTCTCGGCATCTACCTGCTGCCCATCGGGGCCCCCGCGGTCGAGGCGGCTGTGGGTGAGGGGCTGCGCCTGACGCGCTGGTACGCGCGCGAGCATGTCATCCTCTGCCTGCTACCCGCGTTTCTGATCGCCGGCGCGATCGCCGCGTTCGTCGACAAGGCCGCGGTGCTGAGGTATCTGGGCCCGAAGGCCAGGAAGCCGGCGGCGTACGGGGTCGGCGCGACCTCGGGCTGCGTCCTGGCGGTGTGCTCGTGCACGGTGCTGCCGCTCTTCGCTGGGATCTATCGGATGGGCGCCGGGATCGGCCCCGCGATGACCTTCCTGTACGCCGGTCCGGCGATCAACGTGCTCGCGGTGATCCTGACCGCGAGGGTTCTCGGCTTGGAGCTCGGGCTCGCTCGAGCGATCGGCGCCGTCGTGTTCAGCGTCGTGATAGGCCTCACGATGGCGGCCATCTTCGAGCGCCGCGGTAAGGCGAACGGGACGCCGCCCCCGGAGTTCGTCGAGCCCGACGCGGGCGAGGCGCGCCCGCTGCACCAGCTCGCGCTGCTCTTTGGCCTGATGATCGCTGTGCTGATCTTCGCGAACTGGGGCGCCTCGCCCGACGCCGCCGGGTTCTGGCACGGGGTCTACGAGAACAAATGGGTGCTGACGACCGGCGCCGCGGTCCCGATGGGAGCGGTTCTCTGGCGCTGGTTCGGCTTCCCGCTGCTCGGGCTCATCGGCGCCGGCTGGCTCGTCGGGGCGGTCGCGTTCTTGTTTCAGAATGAGCCGAGCGTCCCGTTCGCGTCAGGGGTGGTGGCGCTGTGTCTGATGATGCCGCGCGCGGGCGATCAGGGGCGTGAGTGGTGGGCGCAGACCTGGGGGTACGCCAAGCTGATCACGCCGCTGCTCATCGGTGGGGTGTTCCTCGCGGGCGTGCTGCTCGGCACGCCCGAGGCGCGCGGGCTTATCCCGCCCGAATGGGTCGAGCGGGCGGTCGGGGGCAACAGCTTCGGCGCGACGCTTGGCGCTTCGGTCGTCGGCGCGTTCATGTACTTCGCTACGCTCACCGAGGTGCCGATTCTGGAAGGGCTCCTCGGCTCTGGCATGGGCAAGGGGCCCGCGCTCGCCCTGCTCCTCGCCGGGCCCGCGCTCTCGCTGCCCAACATGCTCGTCATCCGCGGCGTCGTCGGACTCAAGAAAGCCGCGGTGTATGTCACCGTGGTCATCGTGGGCTCGACTCTCGCCGGCCTGGTGTTCGGCAACCTGTTCTGATCGCTCGAAGGGAGTCCGTCATGGCCGCTACGAAAATCGAGATCCTGGGAACCGGCTGCGCGAAGTGCAAAGCGCTCGAGAAGTCCGCGCGCGAGGCGGTCGCCAATCTGGGCATCGACGCCGAGATCGCCAAGATCGAGAAAATGGACGACATCATCGCGCGCGGGGTCATGATGACGCCGGCGCTCGCGATCGACGGCAAGGTGAGGTCGAGCGGACGCGTGCTGTCTGCGTCGGAGGTCGAGAAACTGCTGACGTGATCGGCCGGGGCGCCGCTACCGCCCCGCCGCGAAGAAGGTGCGCAGCGAGTCGTGGATGTCGGGCTTGCTGTTCACGCGGCTGGTGACCAGGCGCGAGTCGAGGTCGCCCCGCCCGTCGGCGGTGGCGCCGGTGGGGTTCTTCGCTTCCTTCTTGTCCGTCGCGCAGCCGGGGAAGGCCTCGTGCAGGACATTGATGAAGTTCCCGCTGCCGTAGGCGCTGGCGACCTGGCAGTAGCCGAACATGTTGCTCTGCGGCAGCAGCGACTCTTGCAGGAGTTTCACGCAGAGGCGGTTGTCGGACTCGGACGAGTTGTCGCCGTCGGAGAAGTGGAAGAGGTAGATGTTCCAGTCGCCCGGGTCGTAGTGGTCGGCGAGCAGT from Phycisphaeraceae bacterium encodes:
- a CDS encoding insulinase family protein, which translates into the protein MPDIVVKQLPCGMPLICERMEGVKSLGLSWLLPFGSAHDPQARLGMSAMLSQLLFRGAGALDSRAQADALDRLGVGRSCETQTFRLALSATMLGSNLAGALPLLVDAVRRPAIDEASFDAVKDLCLQALEGLDDDPQTKVMLNLRAAHAPSPINRSGMGTVEGLEAISRDELRDAWGATARPGGAVLALAGDVDPDAAFDLLSTLLDGWAGATPDPDARGEPMRGYTHETLETAQVHIALAHDAPAESDRNATLERVVASVLSGGMSGRLFTEVREKRSLCYSVSASYGTDRTFGRVAAYVGTTPERAQEALDVLWGELTRISKGIDQSELDRAIVGMQSTLVMSGESSSARASAIAQDFRKIGRPRTLDERIDEIGRVTLKGVNDYLSTRRLGVCTVATIGPKALDAPKGIAG
- a CDS encoding DsrE family protein — encoded protein: MHAPRQPRLVAALAICASAVFFLGMLAGSREPAAHAQTRVEPASPTRLAIVWTSGDPDVAHRMALMYSHAAKRAGWYHEVTLIVWGPSQRLLVGDKDLQAKVEAMRKDGVVVRACIACANSYGIADNLRALGLPVEPMGQPLSEMLQSDGWDVLTF
- a CDS encoding permease, whose product is MDRREWLKLASLAALFLGIYLLPIGAPAVEAAVGEGLRLTRWYAREHVILCLLPAFLIAGAIAAFVDKAAVLRYLGPKARKPAAYGVGATSGCVLAVCSCTVLPLFAGIYRMGAGIGPAMTFLYAGPAINVLAVILTARVLGLELGLARAIGAVVFSVVIGLTMAAIFERRGKANGTPPPEFVEPDAGEARPLHQLALLFGLMIAVLIFANWGASPDAAGFWHGVYENKWVLTTGAAVPMGAVLWRWFGFPLLGLIGAGWLVGAVAFLFQNEPSVPFASGVVALCLMMPRAGDQGREWWAQTWGYAKLITPLLIGGVFLAGVLLGTPEARGLIPPEWVERAVGGNSFGATLGASVVGAFMYFATLTEVPILEGLLGSGMGKGPALALLLAGPALSLPNMLVIRGVVGLKKAAVYVTVVIVGSTLAGLVFGNLF
- a CDS encoding TM0996/MTH895 family glutaredoxin-like protein, which encodes MAATKIEILGTGCAKCKALEKSAREAVANLGIDAEIAKIEKMDDIIARGVMMTPALAIDGKVRSSGRVLSASEVEKLLT